The following proteins come from a genomic window of Mycobacterium sp. DL:
- a CDS encoding acyl-CoA dehydrogenase family protein, producing the protein MDFQLSEEQVLLRDTTRDVLSRTYDTETRLKVIDTDLGWSRDVWRQLAEIGILGLGLDEDSGGQIELQVVATEIGRRLAPEPVVHAALGPGTLIAEAGTVEQRALLDEVAAGERLLAFAHLEPGMRLPNGAVTTTAAREGDSWVLSGQKNPVLAGDCADTLVVSAALPDGGSGLFVVDASAVNRQPYRTFDGQRGAQIDLDKVAAEPLGEGGDASEAIERTLVRISSALCAEALGAMEEALRLTTEYLTQRKQFGVTLSKFQTLTQRAADMYVSLELARSMTLYAAMSIADGNLDPTIAARAKLQIGRSGKHISEEAIQLHGGIGVTAEYPVGHYAARLTAIEHTLGSSQDQLHVLMNQLGGYEVVTV; encoded by the coding sequence ATGGACTTTCAGCTGAGCGAAGAGCAGGTTCTGCTCCGCGACACCACCCGCGATGTGCTGTCGCGGACCTACGACACCGAAACCAGGCTCAAGGTCATCGACACCGACCTCGGGTGGAGCCGCGACGTGTGGCGTCAACTCGCCGAAATCGGCATCCTCGGGCTGGGATTGGACGAGGATTCGGGCGGTCAGATCGAACTGCAGGTGGTGGCAACCGAGATCGGCCGACGTCTGGCACCGGAGCCCGTCGTGCACGCCGCGCTCGGCCCGGGCACGCTGATCGCCGAAGCAGGCACCGTCGAACAGCGCGCGCTGCTCGACGAGGTCGCCGCTGGCGAGCGGCTGCTCGCATTCGCCCACCTCGAGCCCGGGATGCGGCTACCCAATGGCGCGGTCACGACAACCGCGGCGCGCGAGGGTGATTCGTGGGTTCTCAGCGGACAGAAGAACCCGGTGCTGGCCGGTGACTGCGCAGACACCCTGGTGGTCAGTGCAGCGCTGCCCGACGGCGGAAGCGGACTGTTCGTCGTCGACGCGTCGGCGGTGAACAGGCAGCCGTACCGGACCTTCGACGGTCAACGCGGCGCGCAGATCGACCTCGACAAGGTGGCCGCCGAACCGTTGGGCGAGGGCGGCGACGCGTCGGAGGCAATCGAGCGCACGCTGGTACGGATCTCCTCGGCGCTGTGCGCCGAAGCGCTCGGCGCGATGGAGGAGGCGCTGCGGCTGACAACCGAGTACCTCACCCAGCGCAAGCAGTTCGGCGTAACCCTGAGCAAGTTCCAGACCCTCACCCAGCGCGCCGCCGACATGTACGTCTCGCTCGAACTCGCGCGCAGCATGACGCTCTACGCGGCGATGTCGATCGCCGACGGCAACCTCGATCCGACCATCGCCGCGCGGGCCAAGCTACAGATCGGCCGTTCCGGCAAGCACATCAGCGAAGAAGCGATCCAATTGCACGGCGGCATCGGCGTGACCGCCGAATACCCCGTCGGGCACTACGCGGCGCGGCTGACCGCGATCGAGCACACTCTCGGTTCGTCCCAGGACCAGCTGCACGTGCTGATGAACCAGCTCGGCGGCTACGAGGTCGTCACCGTCTGA
- a CDS encoding acyl-CoA dehydrogenase family protein: MQLALTPEEAAFRDELRSFYRTKIPADIRERSRIGAEVSREDIVTTHKILNDNGLAVPNWPAEWGGQDWTPTQQQIWLDEMQLASVPEPLTFNANMVGPVIAEFGSQEIKERFLPPTAALDIWWCQGFSEPEAGSDLASLRTTALRDGDSYVVNGQKTWTTLGQFADWIFCLVRTDPDAPKKQAGISFLLIDMNTPGITLRPIKLVDGSYEVNEVFFEDVRVPADQLVGEENQGWSYAKFLLGNERNGIAQVGRTKLRLSEVKERAKESGLLDDPLFAARLAEAENDVLALELTQMRVASGSKGGKPNPASSVLKLRGSQLQQLATELLVEVAGPDILPFDAGDGIVSPQWAQRSAPRYLNYRKTSIYGGSNEVQRTIIASTILGL; this comes from the coding sequence ATGCAACTGGCACTGACACCCGAGGAAGCCGCGTTCCGCGACGAGCTTCGCAGCTTCTACCGGACGAAGATCCCCGCCGACATCCGCGAGCGCTCCCGCATCGGCGCGGAGGTCAGTCGTGAGGACATCGTCACCACCCACAAGATCCTCAACGACAACGGGCTCGCGGTACCCAACTGGCCGGCCGAATGGGGCGGCCAGGACTGGACGCCCACCCAGCAGCAGATCTGGCTCGACGAGATGCAACTGGCCAGCGTGCCCGAGCCACTGACGTTCAACGCCAACATGGTCGGCCCGGTGATCGCCGAGTTCGGATCCCAGGAGATCAAGGAACGCTTCCTGCCGCCCACCGCCGCGCTGGACATCTGGTGGTGCCAGGGCTTCTCCGAACCCGAGGCCGGTTCGGACCTCGCGTCGCTGCGCACCACCGCACTGCGCGACGGGGACAGCTACGTGGTCAACGGCCAGAAAACGTGGACGACACTCGGCCAGTTCGCCGACTGGATCTTCTGCCTGGTCCGCACCGACCCCGACGCGCCGAAGAAGCAGGCGGGGATCTCCTTCCTGCTCATCGACATGAACACCCCGGGCATCACACTGCGACCGATCAAACTGGTCGACGGCAGCTACGAGGTCAACGAGGTGTTCTTCGAAGACGTCCGGGTGCCCGCCGACCAGCTCGTCGGCGAGGAGAACCAGGGCTGGTCCTACGCGAAGTTCCTACTGGGCAACGAACGCAACGGCATCGCCCAGGTCGGCCGCACCAAGCTCCGGCTCTCCGAGGTCAAAGAGCGCGCGAAAGAGAGCGGCCTGCTCGACGATCCGCTGTTCGCGGCGCGGCTCGCCGAAGCCGAAAACGACGTCCTGGCATTGGAATTGACCCAGATGCGGGTCGCTTCCGGGTCGAAGGGCGGTAAGCCGAACCCGGCCTCGTCGGTGCTGAAGCTGCGCGGTAGCCAATTGCAGCAGCTGGCCACCGAACTGCTCGTGGAAGTCGCCGGGCCCGACATCCTGCCGTTCGACGCCGGCGACGGCATCGTGTCCCCCCAGTGGGCGCAGCGCAGCGCCCCTCGATACCTCAACTACCGCAAGACATCCATCTACGGCGGCAGCAACGAGGTGCAGCGCACCATCATCGCCTCGACCATCCTCGGATTGTGA
- a CDS encoding mycofactocin-coupled SDR family oxidoreductase produces the protein MTTLDGHVAFITGAARGMGRAHAVRLAGQGADIIALDVCSEFDFTDYPGATADDLDETVRLVEAQGRRILARQADVRDADAVDAVVSDGLEAFGRIDIVVANAGVIRVTDSDRRRRDFREIVEVNLIGAWNTVDAAIPALIAGGRGGSIVLTSSTQGLKASDTDRAGLQAYAASKRALVALMQGWASNLAPHSIRVNTIHPSGVNTDMIINDATMTLAAAGDPWLMAQQNALPIALVEPDDIATAVAWLVSEEGRFITGTSWPLDAGFTLRN, from the coding sequence GTGACGACACTCGACGGCCACGTCGCCTTCATCACCGGTGCCGCACGCGGCATGGGCCGCGCGCATGCGGTCCGACTGGCCGGCCAAGGCGCAGACATCATCGCCCTCGACGTCTGCTCGGAGTTCGACTTCACCGACTACCCGGGAGCGACCGCCGACGATCTGGACGAAACCGTGAGGCTGGTCGAGGCCCAGGGCCGCCGGATCCTCGCCCGGCAGGCCGACGTGCGCGACGCCGACGCGGTGGACGCCGTCGTTTCGGACGGGCTCGAAGCGTTCGGCCGGATCGACATCGTCGTCGCGAACGCCGGCGTCATCCGCGTCACCGACAGTGACCGGCGACGTCGGGACTTCCGCGAGATCGTCGAGGTCAACCTCATCGGGGCCTGGAACACCGTCGATGCCGCGATACCCGCCCTCATCGCCGGCGGCCGTGGCGGCTCGATCGTGCTGACCAGCTCCACCCAGGGGCTCAAGGCCTCCGACACCGACCGGGCGGGACTACAGGCCTACGCGGCATCCAAGCGCGCGCTGGTGGCCCTCATGCAGGGATGGGCCAGCAACCTCGCACCCCACTCGATCCGCGTCAACACCATCCACCCCAGCGGGGTGAACACCGACATGATCATCAACGACGCGACGATGACCCTGGCCGCGGCCGGCGATCCGTGGCTGATGGCCCAGCAGAACGCCCTGCCGATCGCGCTCGTCGAACCCGACGACATCGCGACCGCCGTGGCGTGGCTGGTCTCCGAGGAGGGCAGGTTCATCACCGGCACTTCGTGGCCGCTCGACGCGGGGTTCACACTGCGCAATTGA
- a CDS encoding oxidoreductase: MARWLITGCSTGIGREIARAALEEGHSVVVTARRTESVADFADEFGDRAVTVALDVTDKDQIGAAVRAADEAFGGTDILVNNAGNGYLSAIEEGEDEQVRKLFDTNYFGVVDTIKAILPGMRARGSGHIVNISSMTGLVANPPNAYYSSTKFALEALTEALAQEVKPFGIKVSAIEPGAFRTDWAARSMWESATPIGDYDDNVGSRKTLIKEFANHLPGDPRKVAEAVLMVTKLDEPPLRLLLGRDVLYAVRDKLAAFSASIDEWEAVTKNVNFPPADARSESTGG, from the coding sequence ATGGCACGCTGGCTGATCACCGGATGTTCCACCGGCATCGGACGCGAAATCGCGCGCGCCGCATTGGAAGAGGGACATTCGGTGGTGGTGACCGCACGTCGCACCGAGTCGGTGGCCGATTTCGCCGACGAGTTCGGCGACCGTGCGGTGACCGTCGCACTCGATGTCACCGACAAGGATCAGATCGGTGCCGCGGTCCGGGCCGCAGACGAGGCGTTCGGCGGCACCGACATCCTGGTCAACAACGCGGGCAACGGCTACCTGTCGGCCATCGAGGAAGGCGAGGACGAGCAGGTACGTAAACTGTTCGACACCAACTACTTCGGCGTCGTCGACACCATCAAGGCAATCCTTCCCGGGATGCGTGCCCGCGGCTCGGGGCACATCGTCAACATCTCGTCGATGACCGGACTGGTCGCCAACCCGCCCAACGCGTACTACTCGTCGACGAAGTTCGCGCTCGAGGCGCTGACCGAAGCGCTGGCCCAGGAGGTCAAACCATTCGGCATCAAGGTCTCCGCGATCGAACCCGGCGCGTTCCGGACCGACTGGGCCGCGCGGTCGATGTGGGAATCCGCCACCCCCATCGGCGATTACGACGACAACGTCGGATCCCGCAAGACGCTGATCAAGGAATTCGCCAACCATCTACCGGGTGACCCCCGCAAAGTCGCCGAAGCGGTGCTGATGGTGACGAAGCTCGACGAACCACCCTTGCGACTGCTGCTCGGCCGCGACGTGTTGTATGCGGTGCGCGACAAGCTGGCCGCGTTCTCTGCCTCGATCGACGAATGGGAAGCGGTCACCAAGAACGTCAACTTTCCGCCCGCGGACGCGAGGAGCGAAAGTACCGGAGGTTGA